Below is a genomic region from Campylobacter concisus ATCC 51562.
CAACCCTTGCCTCCTCCTCTTCTAATAAGAAAATTTCTTCACTTTCACTCTCGTTTGAAACCACAAATTCCACTACTGGTTGCCCATTTTTATCATCCACAAACTTATAACTTGCATTTGGCACAAATTCTTTAAATTTTAAATTAGCTTCATTATCTGCTATTTTTAGCTTTAGATCAAAACCTTTTTTTGCGTCAGAAAGTCCTAACGGCAAAGCAGCGTTTATCTCTTCTCCATTATCGTTTAATGCGGTTAAATTTAAATAGGATATTTTTGTCGTAACGATATTTGACTGAGTTTTTTCTCTTATATGCATATCAGCCTCAAAGCCAAGGTATCTTGTTATGCCAGCACCGATTAAGATAACGATAAAACCAAGGTGAAAGATAAGCGAAGGGAGTTTTTTAGGATCTATTAAGTTATATCTAAAGATATTATAGGTCAAATTTATGCCAAGAAGTAGTTGAATGAGCGCAAACCAGCTGGCACCATAAACATAGTACCAGGCAGCTTCTGTGCTAGTTTTACTTTCTATTATCGTAGCGGCTCCGCTAGCTATGGCAAAGATTATCATCAAAATGATAGCTGAGCCCATACTTAAAAATAATGATTTTGGATTTAACATCTGCTTCCTTTTATTTATATTATGACAAAGCTATCAAAGTAAAACTTATCTTAAATAACTGCCTTGCTTTGTTTGAGTAGAGACCGGTTTGTTTTCATTTGCATCTTGTTCAGCAAATGCATCTTTACCTTTTAGATAGGCGAGAATCGCGCCAAGATCATTATTTGAAAGAATTTTAGCTTGGTTTTGCATTACATTTTTACCGCTTCCGCCAAAACTTGAGTCACTTCTATAAGAGATGATGCTATCTTCAATATCTTTAGCATCCATATTTTTTAGAGGTGTTGAACCAAATGGCCTTTTATCAGCATTCTCGCCATGACAGCTAGCACATTGCTTTTCATAAAGCTCCTTACCTAAAGAAACACTATATCTACCCTTTCTATCAACGCCCAATTTTAAAATTCTATTATCTTTATAGCGTCTTGGATCTTCATCAACATAGACATTTACTTTTTCATTTCTATCATTAGCCTGCTTTTTTGCCATTTCAGCAAGTTCTTTACCAAACTCACCACGAGCTTCTATATAGTAGACTTGTGAAGCTGCAAAGGCATTTGCCACCAAAAAACACGCCAAAAAAGAAATTTTAATACTTTTCATAACTTTCCTTGAAATTTTGCTCTAAATTTAAAAATCCCGGGTCAGATTGCTTCCGACCCGGGATTATATCATAAGTTGATTAATTAGCTACGATTAGAATGAGTATTTAGCTTCAAATCTGAATTGATCTTCTTTGTTTTTAGCCTCATCAGCAAATTTTGAAGTTTTGAATGCATAGTATGAGCTAAATGTTAGCTTTTTGCTATACTCATATGCAAATCTTGGAGTAATCTCTTCAACTTTTTCTTTGCCATTTTCGCCAGCAGCTGCAGCGTGTTTAATGTGGCCTTTTATGTAATCAACACCAACTTTAAATTTATCAAATGTATATCCAGCTGTTCCATATACTAGGTTTGCTTTTCCATCAGCCCAAGTTGGATCAAGTGTAAGCTCACCAACATCTATTAGACTACCTTTATCTTCAAGAGCAAATGATGTTACGCCTTTATTATCAACTTTCCAACCCATATAACCAGCTCTTAAATCAAAGCCAAATAATGAAGCTGTAAGTTCGCCAGCATAGAAGTTACCATCATTATAGTTTGCAACGCCATTAGATTCATCTATATCTTTATAAAGATGTGCTTTTGCACTTTTATCTACAGTAGTATTTATATAGTTAACTCTACCACCTAAGCTAACATCATCATTAATAGCAAAATTTGCTGAAACATCAGCTGCAAGTAGGTCAGCTAGATTTGTTAGGCTAGCATACCATAGTTGGAAATTGATAGGGTCATATGAACCAGCGATGCCAGCTGCATATAGATTACCAACGTCGTATTTATTTATTCCTTTATCTTTATCTTTACCTATAGCATCATATAAATCACCATCGCTCTCAATATTATTACCCTCAATCGCATCAAAAGCTAAAGCTGTTAGAGTAAGACCTTCGATATCTTCATTTACTACTCTTACACCAGTACCGATAGCATCATCTGTAAAGAACGAGCCAATTTCTTGTTTACCAGCTGTTATAGTAGTGTTTCCAGCTTTATAACCAAGATAGAACTGATGAACTTTAAATGGATCAGTTGTATTAGTTTTATCTGTGCCGCTTCCTTGAGTACCTTGATCTTCTTGAGTATTGTCACCAGAGTTATCAGTAGCGTTATATCTTAAACCAATAACGCCGAAGAAGTTATCATCAATGGCGGCTTTAAAATTTGCTACTGCTTTAAATTGATGACTAGCTTTTGAGCCAGACTCTGATTTTGTATTAGAAAACTCACCGTGTTTTTTATCGTTTGTATATCTATATCTTGCAAATCCTGAAAGATCTACATTTTTTATAGCTTCTTCAAGTGGAGTAGCACTTGCTACGCTTGAAAATGCACCTAAAGCAACCAAAGTGGCTAAACTAATTTTTGTTAGTTTCATTTTTTCTCCTTTTAAGGTTTTGTGCTGACGATTATAATCAATAAAATTTAACATGAAGCTTAAAATTTTTAATTTCAGTTACCGATCGTTTACCGTAATTAATCAAAAATAGGCAAAAGTTGATAATTTTAAATAAAGCAAGGACAAAATTTTAAAGGAGTAAAAAGAAAAAGGGGCTGTTGCTTTGCCCCTTAAAAGGAGTTCTAGTTTTGATTGCTGTTGAAATTATATAAGCAAGCAGTAAATCAACGGTAATTAAAAAGAAATTTTTTCCTCTTTTGGTACTTCGATATTTGTTTTTACATTTTTTCTTTTAATAATCACTTCATTTTGCGGCTTTTTTATACCATTATATAAGCCACGAGAGCCACCCTCTTTTATAAGAAGCATATCTATAAGTTTATCTGCATAAAAAGTCGCATAGACTAAGTCGCCTTTATCATAATAGTATCTATTTGCACAAAAATTTGCTTTATTGAGTTTATGGTTTTTTGTATCGCTCGCCACTATTTCATAGCAGTATTTTGAATCTTTATAAGTAACCTCTTTTATAAAACCTTTAATCGAGCTTTTTGCTGGTGTATTTTGCATGACCTGTCTTGGCTGTTTTCGCACTGGTGGGTTATCCTCAAAAAATGAGCAACCCAAAAACATGATAGCAGTTGCCAGTGGAAGTAAAATTTTAGCTTTCATCTCTTCTCCTTAGTGTAAAATGGCGAAGTATAACTTTTAAGATTAAATAAATTTTGTGGAAAATTAAAGGCTCGTATCTAAATTTATATACACGATCATACAAATTTATCTTAGGCGAGCCTGCCTAAGATAGTTAAGCTGAAACATTTAAAACGTTACCGCTAAGCTCGGCGATCTTTTTATCAAGTGTCTCAAGGGTCTTTTCAATAGTCTTTTGTGAAATTTCAGGAAGTTCACCTCCCCAAATTTTCTTCGCATCCTCAAAACTATTTGCCACACCCTCTCTACCAGCTTTTAGTTTTTCCACGTCATCGCCTGCACCATTTAGCACAAAGCTAGCTATCCTATCAGCCGTATTTGCGATACCAAAAAATCCATTCTCGCTAATAAGATCATTTGCCTCGTCACTACTTAGCTCGTTTAAAGATTTACCGTTATAGCCGATATTTGCAAGATCAAGGCCTGATAAAATTTCTGATAAATTTTTAGGCGCATTAAAGCTTAAGCCGCCTTGGGCTAATAAATTTGAACTACTACTTTTAACGATCTCTTTTTGATACTGTAAAAAGTAGCTATTTGAAATGTCTTTGGCTGTTAAATTTATAATTTCAGACTCTTTTTTAGAGATATCCTTTTCATCTTTATGAAGTGAAATTTCTAATTTTACATTTTCTTTTAGGCTTGAACTATTATATGAGTTTGCGATTTGAGAAATTTTCATTTTG
It encodes:
- a CDS encoding c-type cytochrome translates to MKSIKISFLACFLVANAFAASQVYYIEARGEFGKELAEMAKKQANDRNEKVNVYVDEDPRRYKDNRILKLGVDRKGRYSVSLGKELYEKQCASCHGENADKRPFGSTPLKNMDAKDIEDSIISYRSDSSFGGSGKNVMQNQAKILSNNDLGAILAYLKGKDAFAEQDANENKPVSTQTKQGSYLR
- a CDS encoding OprD family outer membrane porin; the encoded protein is MKLTKISLATLVALGAFSSVASATPLEEAIKNVDLSGFARYRYTNDKKHGEFSNTKSESGSKASHQFKAVANFKAAIDDNFFGVIGLRYNATDNSGDNTQEDQGTQGSGTDKTNTTDPFKVHQFYLGYKAGNTTITAGKQEIGSFFTDDAIGTGVRVVNEDIEGLTLTALAFDAIEGNNIESDGDLYDAIGKDKDKGINKYDVGNLYAAGIAGSYDPINFQLWYASLTNLADLLAADVSANFAINDDVSLGGRVNYINTTVDKSAKAHLYKDIDESNGVANYNDGNFYAGELTASLFGFDLRAGYMGWKVDNKGVTSFALEDKGSLIDVGELTLDPTWADGKANLVYGTAGYTFDKFKVGVDYIKGHIKHAAAAGENGKEKVEEITPRFAYEYSKKLTFSSYYAFKTSKFADEAKNKEDQFRFEAKYSF